One genomic window of Leptolyngbya sp. NIES-3755 includes the following:
- a CDS encoding resolvase domain protein (similar to AA sequence:cyanobase_aa:Cyan7425_5431) has product MLTGYRRISPNDQTLDLQTEALNQVGCSRIFTDITTEPDTEQTGLNEAIAYLRPGDVLTVWRLDRVGKPLKQLLEFVADLNDRGIGFKSLEEDLDTRNYDRAETLRVLRALVKSEQQVIAEKTRIGLKRAKARGKKGGRKPSLSPQQIRIGKMMAADPTQTVEDICRSLKISQSTYYRYIHPKQQ; this is encoded by the coding sequence ATGTTGACTGGCTACAGACGAATTTCGCCTAATGACCAAACCTTGGATCTTCAAACTGAAGCTCTAAATCAGGTAGGGTGCAGCAGAATCTTTACGGACATCACAACTGAGCCAGATACAGAACAAACTGGACTCAATGAAGCGATCGCATATTTGCGTCCCGGTGATGTTTTAACGGTGTGGCGATTAGATAGAGTGGGTAAACCACTGAAGCAGCTACTTGAATTTGTGGCTGATTTGAACGATCGAGGCATTGGCTTCAAAAGTCTTGAAGAGGACTTAGATACGCGAAACTACGATCGAGCTGAGACGCTACGAGTCTTAAGAGCGCTCGTGAAATCTGAGCAGCAGGTAATTGCAGAAAAGACGCGAATTGGTCTGAAGCGAGCGAAAGCCAGAGGCAAAAAAGGAGGACGTAAACCATCACTTAGTCCTCAACAAATTCGGATCGGTAAAATGATGGCAGCCGATCCGACGCAAACGGTAGAAGATATCTGTCGATCGTTAAAAATTTCCCAGTCCACCTATTACCGCTATATTCACCCAAAGCAGCAGTAG
- a CDS encoding hypothetical protein (similar to AA sequence:cyanobase_aa:Npun_BF189), with protein MEFPSSYSRSAQPLQSSKRHLLTQFIPFVTCLGLTALLVITHFPVSIWFMIALAALVIRFFQWVPLLTAHPWFRQCGGWRMFSAIVGALFFAGITLSSDPASAQLFNSAEEQATTIFGAYIDSGIITFLFGLLRIVVWVTAVGFVLFAVYQAQRGEQWQPLMQNAFIVVAAVVVVEGLSAMFFGGGKTTATPTPKT; from the coding sequence ATGGAATTTCCTTCGTCGTACTCCCGCTCGGCTCAACCACTTCAATCGAGCAAGAGACATCTATTGACCCAATTCATTCCATTTGTTACCTGTCTAGGGCTAACCGCTTTGCTAGTGATCACTCACTTCCCGGTTTCCATTTGGTTCATGATTGCCCTAGCAGCTTTGGTCATCCGGTTTTTCCAGTGGGTTCCGCTCCTCACTGCCCATCCTTGGTTTCGACAATGTGGAGGATGGAGAATGTTTAGCGCGATCGTCGGTGCATTGTTTTTTGCAGGCATTACTCTTAGCTCTGATCCTGCGTCGGCTCAACTCTTTAATTCTGCTGAAGAGCAAGCAACCACCATTTTTGGAGCATACATCGATAGTGGCATCATCACGTTTCTATTTGGCTTGCTCAGAATTGTGGTTTGGGTGACTGCGGTTGGTTTTGTCTTATTCGCTGTTTATCAAGCGCAACGTGGGGAACAGTGGCAACCCCTAATGCAGAACGCATTCATTGTTGTCGCTGCTGTTGTCGTCGTAGAAGGGCTAAGTGCAATGTTCTTCGGTGGAGGTAAGACAACTGCCACACCAACACCCAAAACATAG
- a CDS encoding hypothetical protein (similar to AA sequence:cyanobase_aa:Npun_F4256), with translation MTERDRANQFRSVNQSLGKQPSLGPIPAALLAPSLVILVGSYFLVHVVLSLGFLWFLLVSAWGLSTWWLVVGERTWRFTNKFVSPPDWNRGYVQYTSCLEQEHDEETSQH, from the coding sequence ATGACTGAACGAGATCGTGCTAATCAATTCCGTTCCGTCAACCAGAGCTTAGGAAAGCAACCTAGCTTAGGCCCGATTCCAGCCGCTTTACTCGCCCCGTCTCTGGTCATCTTGGTCGGTTCCTATTTTCTAGTCCACGTTGTACTGTCACTCGGATTCCTATGGTTTCTGCTTGTCAGTGCCTGGGGTCTAAGTACTTGGTGGCTTGTCGTTGGCGAAAGAACCTGGAGATTTACGAATAAGTTCGTCTCACCTCCCGACTGGAATCGAGGCTATGTTCAGTACACCAGTTGTTTAGAGCAAGAACATGACGAAGAAACGAGTCAGCACTAA
- a CDS encoding hypothetical protein (similar to AA sequence:cyanobase_aa:Npun_F4257), with amino-acid sequence MTKKRVSTKHYHFKPFENESHLEFVCSLELRGRNVGAYLLKKGRKYSFVFGFQVAGIHTLLASGQAESVLTRLEEGLKGLRPGDRLRIHLRSFANDVDRQQELEHLINSTESLETQFLLLAQQRSTRELTLRGERQPKRIHLFATYTIEPGRGTSKDRTEKLLAWLVDQYETLKGMKESKEKAHYLELLTQAFTDGYLYWEQQINTRMGLHGIPMTAIGLWNYAWSEFNTRQSVPLPQCLTLGETAGTVSLREEIQEPYHALSVLIRGENGRPSHPKADREWAWVKGRYVGAIALETKPPGFASPEHQLYYLWKVFSQFPDCEFVCELAAADRMMTRITLQRLTKQNYTATYRAAELKNVDVLSQMRMKKGVEAQEKIYEGAMPIWVSVMALIYRNDPHTLSEACQKLTNTFPQGDFIRETEIAWSLWLRSLPIVDDWLLGDERKQLYLTNEAPGLMPLACTKPVDSRGIEFITREGNAPLLIDFITKHRGIFIMGETRSGKSVLMSDIFTCGIANGMHVISLDYPKADGTTTYTDLVKFFGDQGAYFDIGSEANNLFQIPDVRHLPEKQQAERLDDYKEFLVKALNIMVMGTETEGQLGKRVHTVLWQAIAAFFNDLQIQARYDAAFEQGFGSEAWFKMPTLVDFIKLVTHLDLEIESEMISEAIATILLELKGWLTSRVGKAISQPSTIRTDAKFIVFALRNVGDNIEAAVLALSAQSMAFRKALEVTDSILAIDESPILFKYNGIAQIIGQVCANGAKSGIRPIISGQDPDTIANSVAGSQILQNLNTRIVGAIQPNSLASYQRFFGYDPSVLMRNTDESFRTDPARLCSHWLVDADARLTECSHHPSPELLAAVANNQKEQRARHRVLAQYGNKFQGYSAFSKLYAEAVRAGRSMDTIAPSPEKIVPENILQTEDTLISNAATTEDLTHINNGHKAMSLT; translated from the coding sequence ATGACGAAGAAACGAGTCAGCACTAAGCACTATCATTTCAAACCCTTTGAAAATGAATCTCATCTTGAGTTCGTTTGTAGTCTAGAGTTACGAGGTCGGAATGTCGGCGCGTATTTGCTCAAGAAGGGACGCAAATACTCATTCGTGTTTGGCTTTCAAGTAGCTGGAATTCATACTTTGTTAGCCAGCGGTCAAGCAGAGAGCGTTCTTACTCGATTGGAAGAAGGATTAAAAGGGTTACGTCCGGGCGATCGACTCCGCATTCATCTACGATCGTTTGCCAATGATGTCGATCGTCAACAAGAGCTAGAACATCTCATCAACTCGACTGAAAGTTTAGAAACTCAGTTTCTACTCCTGGCACAGCAAAGATCAACACGAGAATTAACCCTGCGAGGTGAACGACAACCCAAGCGGATTCATCTATTCGCAACCTATACGATCGAGCCAGGACGAGGAACCAGTAAAGATCGAACTGAAAAGCTCTTAGCTTGGCTTGTCGATCAATACGAAACACTCAAGGGCATGAAGGAATCAAAGGAAAAAGCGCATTATCTAGAGCTTCTAACTCAAGCCTTCACCGATGGCTATTTGTATTGGGAGCAGCAAATTAACACCCGTATGGGGCTTCACGGAATCCCAATGACTGCCATTGGTCTATGGAATTATGCGTGGAGTGAGTTCAATACTCGACAATCAGTACCTTTACCTCAATGCTTGACTCTTGGAGAAACTGCGGGAACTGTTAGTTTAAGGGAAGAGATCCAAGAACCTTATCATGCGCTCAGTGTGCTAATTCGTGGGGAAAATGGCAGACCAAGCCACCCAAAAGCCGATCGAGAGTGGGCATGGGTTAAAGGCAGATATGTAGGAGCGATCGCGTTAGAAACGAAACCGCCTGGATTTGCTTCACCCGAACACCAGCTTTACTATCTTTGGAAAGTGTTTTCTCAGTTTCCAGACTGCGAGTTTGTCTGTGAATTAGCGGCTGCCGATCGCATGATGACTCGGATCACCCTGCAACGGCTCACAAAGCAGAACTACACTGCCACTTATCGAGCCGCTGAACTGAAAAACGTTGATGTTCTTTCACAGATGCGAATGAAAAAGGGGGTGGAAGCTCAGGAGAAAATCTATGAAGGTGCGATGCCAATATGGGTTTCGGTCATGGCACTCATCTATCGGAATGACCCGCATACGCTTTCTGAAGCTTGTCAAAAGTTGACGAACACCTTTCCGCAAGGTGACTTTATTCGAGAGACTGAGATTGCTTGGTCTTTATGGTTAAGGTCATTACCGATCGTCGATGATTGGTTGTTGGGTGACGAGCGTAAACAACTCTATCTCACCAACGAAGCACCGGGATTAATGCCCCTTGCCTGTACCAAACCTGTCGATTCACGCGGAATTGAGTTCATTACTCGTGAGGGCAATGCACCGCTTCTAATTGACTTCATCACCAAGCATCGCGGTATCTTCATCATGGGAGAAACCCGTAGTGGAAAGTCGGTTTTGATGTCTGATATTTTCACTTGCGGAATTGCCAACGGAATGCACGTTATCTCGCTTGACTATCCAAAAGCTGACGGGACAACCACTTACACGGATTTAGTAAAGTTCTTCGGTGATCAAGGTGCTTACTTTGATATCGGGTCAGAGGCAAACAACTTATTTCAGATTCCAGATGTTCGTCATCTTCCTGAGAAACAGCAAGCTGAACGGCTCGACGATTACAAGGAGTTCCTTGTTAAGGCTCTCAACATCATGGTGATGGGAACCGAGACAGAGGGACAACTTGGCAAACGAGTTCACACGGTTCTATGGCAAGCGATCGCTGCATTCTTCAATGATCTACAAATTCAAGCTCGATATGATGCCGCCTTTGAGCAGGGATTCGGAAGCGAAGCCTGGTTTAAGATGCCAACTCTCGTTGACTTCATCAAATTGGTGACGCATTTAGATTTAGAGATTGAATCTGAGATGATCTCCGAAGCGATCGCGACGATCCTACTGGAGCTAAAAGGCTGGCTCACCAGTCGGGTTGGAAAAGCTATTTCTCAACCCAGTACGATTCGCACCGATGCCAAATTCATTGTGTTTGCATTGCGGAATGTCGGTGACAACATTGAAGCCGCAGTGTTAGCACTATCGGCTCAGTCAATGGCATTTAGAAAAGCGTTGGAGGTGACAGATAGTATTCTCGCGATCGATGAAAGTCCGATTCTATTCAAATACAACGGCATTGCTCAGATTATTGGACAAGTCTGTGCCAACGGTGCAAAATCAGGAATTCGCCCGATTATTAGCGGACAAGACCCTGATACGATCGCCAATTCGGTTGCTGGATCTCAAATTCTACAAAACCTTAACACCCGCATTGTTGGCGCGATCCAACCAAATTCGCTTGCTTCGTATCAACGCTTTTTTGGCTATGACCCCAGTGTATTGATGCGAAACACAGATGAATCTTTCCGAACCGACCCTGCGCGGTTATGCTCTCACTGGCTTGTAGATGCTGATGCTCGATTAACCGAGTGTAGTCATCACCCGTCGCCAGAGTTACTGGCAGCCGTTGCTAATAATCAGAAAGAACAACGGGCAAGGCATCGGGTGTTAGCTCAGTACGGCAATAAATTTCAAGGATACTCCGCCTTTTCTAAGCTGTATGCCGAGGCAGTTCGAGCAGGTCGATCGATGGATACGATCGCTCCATCTCCCGAAAAAATCGTTCCGGAAAACATCTTGCAGACGGAAGACACGTTGATTTCTAATGCTGCAACAACTGAAGATTTGACCCACATCAACAACGGACACAAAGCAATGTCATTGACGTAA
- a CDS encoding hypothetical protein (similar to AA sequence:cyanobase_aa:Npun_F4259) has product MITLAQVTGAKTIIEDSISQIEKVQGAWDARWTDIFNGANGLYNGINVFAATIVVGAFVFFAVGWVKDAIERGIFPALPDIIWVFVIFALLFNNGAMLGSMTLGIRNIINDQTRKVLEVQIGEVSMLEALNDVVVSQQAKALIQQQYTECEAKEGQAQIDCFREAGKRAEALLTQEYQQKGWMTVGVQRLWERLRAINERLSQEYQKQDAAGKVLTAPGLLTNFIREGLIATAGQAVAQQILKGLQWAFANLIELSMLLTGLMGPIAVAGSVIPLQGRPLWAWLIGFFSLGLAKFSYNVVVGLAATVVVAADAQSSSDIGFLLLIGVLSPVLALALAGGGGMAVFRAVSGGVSRIIAIGTSTLPIK; this is encoded by the coding sequence ATGATCACGCTGGCTCAAGTGACAGGGGCAAAGACTATCATTGAAGATAGCATCAGTCAAATTGAGAAAGTTCAAGGAGCTTGGGATGCTCGATGGACGGATATCTTCAACGGAGCAAATGGACTTTACAACGGCATTAACGTTTTTGCTGCCACAATTGTTGTCGGTGCTTTTGTCTTTTTTGCAGTCGGTTGGGTCAAGGATGCGATCGAGCGCGGCATCTTTCCGGCATTACCAGATATAATTTGGGTATTTGTCATTTTTGCATTGCTCTTTAACAACGGAGCTATGTTAGGATCAATGACATTAGGAATCCGAAACATCATCAATGACCAAACCCGAAAAGTACTAGAAGTACAGATCGGCGAGGTCTCAATGCTAGAAGCACTCAACGATGTCGTTGTCTCCCAACAGGCAAAAGCCTTGATTCAGCAACAATATACTGAATGCGAAGCCAAAGAGGGACAAGCACAAATTGACTGTTTTCGCGAAGCAGGTAAACGAGCCGAAGCCTTGTTGACTCAGGAATATCAGCAAAAAGGCTGGATGACAGTCGGGGTGCAAAGACTCTGGGAACGGTTACGAGCGATCAACGAACGATTGAGCCAAGAGTATCAAAAACAAGACGCGGCAGGCAAAGTCTTAACGGCTCCGGGCTTGCTGACCAACTTTATTCGAGAAGGACTGATCGCCACCGCAGGTCAAGCTGTTGCTCAACAAATTCTCAAGGGGCTTCAGTGGGCATTTGCGAATCTGATTGAACTCTCCATGCTATTGACCGGATTAATGGGACCGATTGCTGTTGCTGGATCAGTCATTCCGCTCCAAGGTCGTCCGCTTTGGGCATGGTTAATCGGCTTCTTTAGCTTAGGACTTGCCAAGTTTTCCTACAATGTTGTCGTTGGGCTTGCTGCTACTGTGGTTGTCGCGGCTGATGCTCAATCATCATCAGACATTGGATTTCTCTTACTCATTGGTGTTTTATCACCTGTCTTAGCATTGGCTCTCGCGGGTGGTGGCGGAATGGCAGTATTTCGCGCCGTTTCCGGCGGTGTTTCTCGAATCATTGCAATCGGTACTTCAACCCTGCCCATCAAATAA
- a CDS encoding hypothetical protein (similar to AA sequence:cyanobase_aa:PCC7424_2463) translates to MQISDLKRKSQRFKLDSTDILPVAFAGLSLGVFILAIVTFWLAVSFSKLSNQKPPTLVQQVDGHAFTARSTDYQYREPEVIRRTVSNWAVMTFTWGKLPGQNKTQLDAGKEVAVDSASRRSDRRRIPTSAWEASFLLAPDFRDAFLQKLAADIVPEGVFRGQVAAVLVPQNFSAPELTGEGQWRIHMIATRIVFDDANPAGQTIPFNRTIYVKAVEPPQNPLGQNTTDYQRLVYSMLESGLQIQEIRPLEREDLAK, encoded by the coding sequence ATGCAGATTTCTGATTTAAAGCGAAAAAGTCAGCGATTCAAGCTGGACTCCACAGACATTTTGCCCGTAGCATTTGCAGGACTGTCGCTTGGCGTTTTCATTCTTGCGATCGTCACTTTCTGGTTAGCCGTCTCATTCTCGAAACTATCGAATCAAAAACCGCCGACGCTCGTACAGCAGGTTGATGGACACGCTTTTACAGCCCGCTCCACGGATTATCAATATCGTGAGCCTGAAGTGATTCGGCGCACAGTATCAAATTGGGCGGTTATGACCTTCACCTGGGGCAAACTACCTGGACAAAACAAAACGCAGCTTGATGCAGGAAAAGAGGTTGCAGTAGATTCAGCAAGTCGGCGCAGCGATCGCAGACGAATCCCAACCAGTGCTTGGGAAGCTTCTTTTCTATTAGCCCCTGACTTTCGGGATGCGTTTTTACAAAAACTTGCAGCCGATATTGTGCCTGAAGGCGTGTTTCGTGGACAAGTTGCCGCCGTTCTCGTTCCCCAAAACTTCTCAGCGCCGGAATTAACCGGAGAAGGACAATGGCGGATTCACATGATTGCGACTCGCATTGTTTTCGATGATGCAAATCCCGCAGGACAAACGATTCCGTTTAATCGCACGATTTACGTTAAAGCCGTTGAGCCGCCGCAGAACCCGCTCGGACAAAACACAACCGACTACCAGCGTTTGGTGTATTCGATGTTGGAAAGTGGCTTACAGATTCAAGAGATTCGCCCGCTAGAGCGTGAGGACTTAGCAAAATGA
- a CDS encoding hypothetical protein (similar to AA sequence:cyanobase_aa:Ava_2880), whose amino-acid sequence MNGQSHEKITTEDLKAITQAPTVEEPLVNESEFPVKLARSSRPVWTKPVPKLALIGLLLIPVFGFAALFLAGGGRFKQAQKNSPQPTTTETASQPETPSDELARLREENGKLKANAAIGDQTNLQNRLAKNGKPEQKPPRIPVKPTANATDSPKPVAVASAPPRIVSQTSPPRLVSSPVSLPASSYTSVARSMAAKEPTAQAKVDIQPDDSMQQWQQLAQLGSYGSSRSEQSSDSEWSNASSSQGNSLRERAQMTQAEDSLQSTPTARIAPTSAVQADAEMVVDTDQMARTSDQLNIEQTDEPTREEQTTSKRTIAEIQPEPQFATQSPTTEPPVLKDAEAAILQEQIRQHSLIAGESTPGILATPVTLSSFRSAEATRKTNSDQFTIVLAQPLKDSTGQVAIPSGAHLLAQVEQFSQTGQVQLSATTAVWDENGLQKELTLPTGAIQIRGENGKPLVAKQLEDRGKEIAAMDAGQFLLGAVRRSAQLFTRSNSQIQTGNGATVGSAI is encoded by the coding sequence ATGAATGGACAATCACACGAAAAGATTACGACTGAGGATTTGAAAGCAATCACCCAAGCTCCCACAGTCGAAGAACCATTAGTGAATGAGAGCGAGTTTCCGGTTAAATTAGCACGATCGAGCCGTCCGGTTTGGACAAAACCTGTCCCAAAACTCGCGCTAATCGGATTGCTTCTCATTCCTGTATTTGGCTTTGCTGCCCTATTTTTAGCAGGCGGTGGACGCTTCAAACAAGCTCAGAAGAATTCACCGCAACCAACTACGACCGAAACAGCATCACAGCCAGAAACTCCTTCAGATGAACTCGCAAGACTGCGGGAAGAAAATGGCAAGCTCAAGGCAAATGCAGCGATCGGCGATCAAACTAACCTACAGAATCGTTTAGCGAAAAACGGGAAACCTGAGCAGAAACCACCCCGCATTCCGGTTAAACCGACAGCCAATGCAACTGATTCACCCAAACCCGTCGCCGTTGCCTCTGCGCCACCTCGAATCGTTAGCCAAACCAGTCCACCTAGATTAGTATCTTCTCCGGTCAGTTTGCCTGCAAGCAGCTATACTTCTGTTGCGCGATCGATGGCAGCAAAAGAACCAACGGCTCAAGCTAAGGTTGACATTCAACCTGATGATTCAATGCAGCAGTGGCAGCAGCTTGCTCAATTAGGCAGCTATGGCTCTTCTCGTTCAGAACAATCGTCTGATAGCGAATGGTCGAACGCCAGTAGCTCTCAGGGCAACTCACTTCGAGAACGAGCGCAAATGACTCAAGCCGAAGATTCTTTGCAATCGACTCCAACTGCTCGAATTGCACCGACATCAGCCGTACAAGCAGATGCTGAAATGGTAGTAGATACCGATCAAATGGCGAGAACATCTGATCAACTTAACATCGAGCAAACTGACGAACCAACACGAGAAGAGCAGACAACATCAAAAAGAACGATCGCAGAAATACAACCAGAACCCCAGTTCGCAACTCAAAGCCCAACAACAGAGCCTCCTGTTTTGAAAGATGCTGAAGCAGCAATTCTACAAGAACAGATTCGGCAACACTCGCTAATTGCAGGAGAAAGTACACCAGGGATTTTAGCGACCCCCGTGACCTTGAGTAGTTTTAGAAGCGCGGAAGCAACTAGGAAGACTAACTCTGATCAATTTACGATCGTACTCGCGCAACCGCTTAAGGATTCAACAGGACAAGTAGCGATTCCTAGTGGAGCGCACTTGCTGGCTCAAGTTGAGCAGTTCTCTCAAACTGGGCAAGTTCAACTATCAGCTACAACGGCTGTGTGGGATGAAAACGGTTTGCAAAAAGAACTCACTTTACCCACTGGTGCAATTCAGATACGTGGAGAAAATGGCAAACCACTTGTTGCAAAACAATTGGAAGATCGAGGTAAAGAAATTGCAGCAATGGACGCAGGGCAATTTTTGTTAGGAGCAGTGCGGCGATCGGCACAATTGTTTACTCGTTCTAATAGCCAAATTCAGACCGGAAATGGTGCGACAGTCGGTAGTGCTATTTAG
- a CDS encoding IS1 transposase (similar to AA sequence:cyanobase_aa:AM1_2285), which yields MIKPLLTCPNCGSHDINKNGTTRHGNQNYKCRDCGRQFVENPKWKRIGDDTKSTIERMLLEKIPLAGIARSLQVSESWLQQYVNAYYQTVPRSVQVQPKPRKRLNVQMDELWSFVDDKGNEQWVWLALDVETREVVGCYVGDRSSESATALWQSLPAVYRQCAVCYTDFWVSYPPALPSSRHRPVDKSSGLTSYIERFNNTLRQRVSRLVRKTLSFSKKVDNHIAAIWNFIHHYNEQQSSILV from the coding sequence ATGATCAAACCCTTACTGACCTGTCCGAACTGTGGCTCTCATGACATCAACAAAAATGGCACGACTCGCCACGGGAACCAGAACTACAAATGTCGCGATTGTGGACGGCAGTTCGTCGAGAATCCAAAATGGAAACGGATTGGCGATGATACCAAGTCCACAATCGAGCGAATGCTGCTCGAAAAGATTCCGCTTGCTGGTATCGCTCGAAGCTTGCAAGTCAGCGAAAGCTGGTTGCAGCAATACGTGAATGCTTACTATCAAACCGTTCCTCGCTCAGTGCAAGTGCAACCAAAACCCCGGAAACGCTTGAATGTGCAGATGGACGAGTTATGGTCGTTCGTCGATGACAAAGGCAATGAGCAATGGGTGTGGTTAGCGCTCGATGTTGAAACTCGCGAAGTTGTCGGGTGTTATGTTGGAGACCGTTCGAGTGAATCAGCAACTGCGCTCTGGCAATCTTTGCCTGCGGTCTATCGTCAATGCGCCGTTTGCTATACCGATTTCTGGGTTTCTTATCCACCTGCCCTCCCAAGTTCACGTCATCGACCTGTAGACAAAAGCAGTGGTTTGACGAGCTACATTGAGCGCTTTAACAATACCTTACGGCAACGAGTGTCTCGATTAGTGCGAAAAACCTTGTCATTCTCGAAGAAAGTTGACAATCACATTGCTGCTATCTGGAACTTCATTCATCACTATAACGAACAACAGTCAAGTATCCTCGTCTAA
- a CDS encoding hypothetical protein (similar to AA sequence:cyanobase_aa:Npun_BF196), which translates to MKHLLLAVGVSIFAIGAMSPAQAQTRSDRLNSPVSTTQQSSLTTIELYAGHGVSLDFRPTRETIRKAWLDDPSQVTLDFDDANCQSANRQSSCAANVIHLRRIQRLKFPNLPTTATTLLTVMSDRALYTFRLTFPNSGSPRYSAIAIQPNRMTSTSVSSGIRGRSGAELIEQGLQIAAARRLISRRDALWNRLESLITLVRNGVQVADAARQVGVSQQLVARLVEMGLKTQSV; encoded by the coding sequence ATGAAGCATTTACTTTTAGCTGTTGGCGTTTCAATATTTGCCATAGGAGCAATGTCACCTGCTCAGGCACAAACCCGCAGCGATCGCTTAAATTCTCCTGTCTCAACGACTCAGCAAAGCTCATTAACCACGATCGAGCTTTACGCAGGTCATGGCGTGTCACTAGATTTTCGTCCCACTCGCGAGACCATTCGCAAAGCTTGGCTCGATGATCCATCACAAGTCACACTTGACTTTGATGATGCCAATTGCCAAAGCGCAAATCGGCAAAGTTCATGCGCTGCTAATGTCATTCATCTACGTCGAATTCAGCGTTTGAAGTTTCCCAACTTGCCTACGACGGCGACAACCCTACTAACAGTAATGAGCGATCGCGCTCTTTACACCTTTCGCTTGACCTTCCCAAATTCTGGTAGTCCTCGTTACTCTGCGATAGCCATTCAGCCAAATCGAATGACTTCAACATCTGTTTCCAGTGGAATTCGAGGGCGCTCAGGAGCAGAGTTAATTGAGCAAGGCTTACAAATTGCTGCGGCGCGACGGTTGATCTCGCGGCGAGATGCACTATGGAATCGTTTAGAATCCCTAATCACTTTGGTTAGAAACGGAGTCCAGGTTGCTGATGCTGCAAGACAAGTGGGTGTCTCCCAACAGCTAGTCGCACGACTCGTTGAAATGGGATTGAAAACACAGTCGGTATAG